AGAAGACGTTATTGACGGAACTAAAGTTGCCGCTGGTGACGCTCTTATCGCTGTAGGTTCAAGTGGCCCACACTCAAACGGTTACTCATTAATTCGTAAGATCCTTGAAGTATCAAATGCTGATCTTAACGAAGAACTAAATGGCAAAACTATTGCTGCTCACCTAATTGAGCCAACGAAAATCTATATTAAATCAGCGCTTAAGATGATTGCTGAGCATGATATTCATGCTATCTCACACATCACAGGCGGTGGTTTCTGGGAAAATATTCCACGCGTTTTACCACAAGGTACAAAAGCTGTCGTAGATGGTAACAGCTGGGAATGGCCTGCTATTTTCAACTGGTTACAAGAGAAAGGTAACGTTGATACCTACGAAATGTACCGCACTTTCAACTGTGGTGTAGGTCTTGTTGTTGCACTTCCAAAAGAGCAAGCTGAACAAGCCGTTGCTTTATTAAATGCTGAAGGTGAAAACGCTTGGGTTATTGGCGAAATTGCAGCAGCAGAGCAAGGCGAAGAACAAGTAGAGATCCGTTAATCGTTCTTTAAACTTTGACTTAGTTCATAAAGAAAAAATAAAAGGTGATCATTTAATCGATCACCTTTTTTATAGCTATTATTTATGTTCGAATAGTTCTCATTACAAATTAAAAAGATAGGTATGATGAAGAATATTGTTGTTTTAGTTTCAGGCAATGGCAGCAACTTACAAGCCTTTATTGATGCTTGTGGCAATAAAATCCCTAATGCACGTATCGCTGCTGTTATTTCTAACAAAAGTGACGCTTACGGATTACAGAGAGCCATTGATGCTGATATTAATGTGCATTCTTTAAATGCCAAAGCATATGACAGTCGTGAGCTATATGATGACGCTCTAGCTACTCTAATCGACCTTCACAAACCCGATGTCATTATCCTTGCTGGATTTATGCGAATTTTAAGTGAAGCATTTGTCACTCGATACCAAGGAAAAATGCTCAATATCCATCCTTCTCTTTTGCCAAAATACACGGGATTACATACTCATCAACGTGCTATTGATGCTGGAGATAAAGAACATGGAACAAGTGTGCATTTTGTCACTCCAGAATTAGATGGTGGACCTGTTATCCTCCAAGCTAAAGTTCCTATCTTTGAACATGATAATGCAGAAGATGTAGCATCTCGTGTACAAGCCCAAGAACATGTCATTTACCCTATGGTAGCGAATTGGTTGGTAGAAGAAAGATTAACCATGGTCGATGGGAAAGCGATTCTTGATGGTATCGAATTAGGTCTATCCGGTTTAGAAACGGAATAGATGCAAAAAAGCCGCTTTAATAACTAAGCGGCTTTTTAAGTTCTATGTATGTCTCGTCCTGAAATGTGTTTACACATTTAGGACTTTTATATGACAAATCAAGAAAAAACAAAGAATAAGCGAACTCAACGCGATTATTCATTAGGCTTTAAATTGCAGCTTGTTGCCGCTATAGAAAAAGGCGATATGACCTATAAGCAAGCTCAAAACATTTATGGCATTCAAGGTCGATCTACCGTACTTACTTGGTTAAGAAAACACGGTAAGATGGACTGGTCTCAATCACCTAAGATTATTATGCCTAAATCCCCGAAAGCGAAAGAATCGCCTGCACAAAAAATTAAACGTTTAGAGCGAGAGCTTGATGATGAAAGAATGCGTAATTTATTACTTAATGAAGTAGTGAATATCATGGACGCAGAACATGGTGCAGGCCTTAGAAAAAAGTATATTGCCAAGGAGCAAGAAGTCTTCAAAAGCAGAAAATGATCAGCTTAGAGCGAGCTAGTCAGCTACTTGGCATTACAAGACAATGTATATACCAACAAGAACGTAGAGCTCTGAAACGTGCCGTTGAACTTTCACCGGTTAAAAATATGGTGCAAGAAATTCGTCGATATATGCCTCGTATTGGAGGTAAAAAATTATATTTTTTACTTAAGCCCAAATTCATCACTCATGGCATAAAGTTAGGCAGAGATAACTTTTTTTCCTAT
The Aliivibrio fischeri ATCC 7744 = JCM 18803 = DSM 507 DNA segment above includes these coding regions:
- the purM gene encoding phosphoribosylformylglycinamidine cyclo-ligase, yielding MSDNKTSLSYKDAGVDIDAGNALVDRIKGVVKRTRRPEVMGGIGGFGALCELPTKYKQPLLVSGTDGVGTKLRLALDLNKHDTIGIDLVAMCVNDLIVQGAEPLFFLDYYATGKLDVDVAAEVVTGIGEGCIQAGCALIGGETAEMPGMYEGEDYDVAGFCVGVVEKEDVIDGTKVAAGDALIAVGSSGPHSNGYSLIRKILEVSNADLNEELNGKTIAAHLIEPTKIYIKSALKMIAEHDIHAISHITGGGFWENIPRVLPQGTKAVVDGNSWEWPAIFNWLQEKGNVDTYEMYRTFNCGVGLVVALPKEQAEQAVALLNAEGENAWVIGEIAAAEQGEEQVEIR
- the purN gene encoding phosphoribosylglycinamide formyltransferase, with translation MKNIVVLVSGNGSNLQAFIDACGNKIPNARIAAVISNKSDAYGLQRAIDADINVHSLNAKAYDSRELYDDALATLIDLHKPDVIILAGFMRILSEAFVTRYQGKMLNIHPSLLPKYTGLHTHQRAIDAGDKEHGTSVHFVTPELDGGPVILQAKVPIFEHDNAEDVASRVQAQEHVIYPMVANWLVEERLTMVDGKAILDGIELGLSGLETE
- a CDS encoding IS3 family transposase (programmed frameshift), which translates into the protein MTNQEKTKNKRTQRDYSLGFKLQLVAAIEKGDMTYKQAQNIYGIQGRSTVLTWLRKHGKMDWSQSPKIIMPKSPKAKESPAQKIKRLERELDDERMRNLLLNEVVNIMDAEHGAGLRKKYIGQGARSLQKQKMISLERASQLLGITRQCIYQQERRALKRAVELSPVKNMVQEIRRYMPRIGGKKLYFLLKPKFITHGIKLGRDNFFSYLRNECLLVKPKRSYTKTTYSKHWMKKHPNLLKEVTPQASEEVFVSDITYVQSQKGIHYLSLVTDAYSRKIMGYELSDEMKATDVVKALDMAIDSRQYQRSTIHHSDRGLQYCSKVYQEKLNKNDIKPSMTDGYDCYQNALAERINGILKQEFLLYDCKDLEELRHLVEESIFIYNEMRPHLSLGMSTPNQVHKKAKCVRT